The region TCAATTCCCGCTCCACCCGTTCCAAATCCACGCTGTTTATCCTTCTGTTTCGACCGAAGTCAAAATAAATTTCAGAATACAATATTACTCCGCAAAGTGTTAACCCGACATTTTATGGAGCTATCTATTCAAAGCTCTGCCTTGAGTGAGAAAATTTTGTGGTCTCCTCTTTCCCTTCCTGTTATAATTCCGTCAAAGTCACAAAGGATAAAAGGCATCCATGGCCATCAAAATCATCGCACAGAACAAAAAAGCCAGACACGAATACGAGATCCTCGAGAAGTATGAAGCGGGGATCGAGCTGCAGGGAAGCGAAGTCAAGGCCCTGCGCCAGGGGCGGGTCAACATCAACGATGCCTACTGCCGCTTCATCAAAGGGGAGCTCTGGCTGCTCAATGCCCATATCGGCCATCTCGATACCGCCAACCGCCACTTCGCCAGAGATGAGCGGGCCCCAAGAAAGCTGCTGCTGCACAAAAAACAGCTCCACTCCCTCTACGGCAAAGTGAGTCGCGAAGGGCTCACCATCGTGCCGCTGATGCTCTATTTCAACGAACGCAACCGGGCCAAACTCTCCATCGCCCTAGCCAAGGGAAAGAAACTCCACGACAAACGCGAAACCCTC is a window of Nitratifractor salsuginis DSM 16511 DNA encoding:
- the smpB gene encoding SsrA-binding protein SmpB — encoded protein: MAIKIIAQNKKARHEYEILEKYEAGIELQGSEVKALRQGRVNINDAYCRFIKGELWLLNAHIGHLDTANRHFARDERAPRKLLLHKKQLHSLYGKVSREGLTIVPLMLYFNERNRAKLSIALAKGKKLHDKRETLKRRTMEREAAQAMKNRDY